From the genome of Paracidovorax avenae:
CCAAGAAGGAAGCGGCGCACACGCTGCCCTGGCACCACCGCACGCTGGCCGAACTGGTGGAGCGGCTGGACCTGCGCCGCACCGTGCTGGTCGTCCAGGGGGAGGGCGGCCTGCCGGGCATGGCGCTGCCGGCCGCACCACCCGAGGCCCTGCCGCATGCCGCCGGCCGGTTCACCGGGCTGCTGGCGATCAATGCCTGGCTCCCGCCCGGCGACGGCGTATCGCTGCCGCCGGGCCTGGCCGCCTGGCGTAAAACGCTGGCCGCACGGCAGGCGGCGGTGCTGCGCCCCGGCGCCGCGCCGGGCCTGGATGCCGCGGCCGCTGCGGCCTGCGAGGCGCCTTTTCCCGATGCGGGCTACCGTGCCGCCCTGCGCGCGGGCCTCCACTGGCTGCCCGCCGCGCCGGATGCCGGAGCGGCCGCCATCGTGTGCGCCGGCCGCGCCTTCTGGTCGGCGCCCGGGCGCCGCAGCGCGGTCGCGGTCGGCGCGCACGACGCGGCCTGGGGCGCCGCGGCCCTGGTGGACGCGCGCGCGGTGCCGCCGTGGCCCGCGGGCGGGGGAGAACCCTGGGTCTGGCCCGATGCCGGCCACCTGCTGCCGGAGCGCCACGGCGCGGAACTGGCGCGCCGCGCTGTGGAATACTTCCACACATGAGCGGCGCACCGCAGACGCCGCCGGCACGACCCTATCCGCCCCCCTTCATCCTGCCTTTGCCGGAGCGGGCCTGACGGCCCGACGAGCCTTGTCCGAACACGATCACGACCATTCGCATTGCGGCCACGACCATGGCCCGCGCCACATCTACATCTACTCGCCGGCCGGTGCCGTGCGCGACAAGGCCGCGTTCAAGCGCGGCGTCGCCCGCCTGCAGGCCATGGGGCACGAGGTGGAGGTGGATGCGGATGCGCTGGCCGTCCATACCCGTTTCGCGGGCGATGACGCCACCCGCCTCGCTGCCATCCACCGCGCCGCCGCGAGCGGCGCCGACGTGGCGCTCATCTCGCGCGGGGGCTACGGGCTCACCCGCATCCTGGACGGCATCCGCTACAAGGCCGTGGCCAAGGCGGTGGAGCGGGGCACGCAGTTCGTGGGCCTGAGCGATTTCACCGCCTTCCAGGCCGCGCTGCTCGCGAAGACAGGCGCCATGACCTGGGCCGGTCCGGCACTGGTCGGCGACCTGGGCTGCGAAGGCGAGCCCGACGACATCATGCTGGCCTGCCTGGACGACCTGCTCACCGGCCACGGCGAGGGCGCCGGATGGCGCATGCACAACGAGAAACCCGCGGCCGACGGAAAGCCCGCGGTGAAGGACTGCTACATCCGCAATGCCACGCTCTGGGGCGGCAACCTCGCCATGCTCTGCTCCCTGGTGGGCACGCCCTACCTGCCCCCGGTCAAGGGCGGGATCCTGTTCGTGGAGGACGTGAGCGAGCATCCCTACCGCGTGGAGCGCATGCTCACGCAACTGCTGCACGCCGGCATCCTCGCGCAGCAGAAGGCCGTCGTGCTCGGCCAGTTCACCGGCTACCAGCTCGCGCCGCACGACAAGGGCTTCAAGCTGCAGAGCGTGGTGGACTGGCTGCGCACCCGCATCAAGGCGCCGGTGCTCACCAACCTGCCGTTCGGCCACGTGCCGACCAAGGTGCTGCTGCCGGTGGGCGCGCAGGTCTCCCTCTCCGTGGAGGGGCGCGATGCCCTGATCTACTGGGGCCACGCCGCCGGCCACTGAGCACCGCCCATGAGAACCGTCCGGCATACCGTCGTGTTTTCCGACATCGTCGGCACCACGGCGCTGTTCGAAGCGCAGGGCAACACCCTGGCCACCACGGCGGTGACCGGATTGACCGAATGGATGGCGGCGACGCTCGGCCGCCATGGCGGCCGGGTGGTGAAGACGCTGGGCGACGGCGTGCTGGCCGTGTTCGGCGAGCCGGCCTCCGCCGTCACCGCGGTGGCGGACATGGCCCGGCGCCACCACGAGCGGCCCGGCAAGCCGGATGGCGCGATGGACCTGCGCGTCGGCATGGCCTACGGCGAGCTGGTGGAGGTGGACGGGGATACCTATGGCGATGCGGTGAACATCGCCTCCCGCCTGTGCGAGCGCGCCGGCGCCCGGGAGATCCTCGCCGATGCCGCCACCGTGGAGTTGGCGGGCGGCGTGGACGGCGCGGGCTATGTGCGCATGGGTGCGCTGGAACTGCGCGGCCGGGCCGAGCCGTTGCTGGTGTACCAGGTGGACTGGCGGGTGGGCGAGGAACACGGCCCGCTGACGCTGCGCGCCGGCCTGGCGAGCGAACTGGCGCCGATCCGGCAGCCCAACACCTGGATCGAGCTGGCCTGGTCCGGCTCCATCCGCACCTTCGGCGCGGCGGACAGCCCGCTGCACGTGGGCCGGGGTTCGCAGGCGCCGGTCCGGGTCGCCGATCCGCGCGTGTCGCGCCTGCACGCGCGCATCGAATGGCGCGGCGGCACCGTGGTGTTCACCGACCTCAGCAGCTACGGCAGCTGGGTGCGGTTCGACGGCAGCGAAACCGTCGTGGCGCTGCGCCGCTCCGCCTGCCTGCTGCATGGCAGCGGGCAGATCGCGCTGGGCGTGCCCTTCGGCCGCACGGACACGCCCACCCTCGGGTTCGGCGTCACCGACACCGAGTTGCCGGAAACCTGGGACACGCTCCCGCCGTACTGATCGATTTCCCGCGCAGGGGCCGCCCACGGCCGCGTTGCTGCACGACAATCGTGCTCCATCTCGAGAGGGGGCGAAGCCATGCGTTTGCGACACCGGAAAGCAGGATCCTGGATGCGTTGGAGTGCCGTGGCGGCGGTGGCGCTCACCTTGCTCGGCGGCGCGGTGGTCGCGTGCTATGTGCAGAGCCGCTTCCCGGCGCTCGACGGCCGGCTTTCCGCGCCCGGGCTCGTGGCGCCCGTGCAGGTGCGGCGCGACCCCTCCGACGTCACCCACATCCATGCCGCCTCCGCGCAGGACGCCTGGTTCGCCATGGGCTATGTGCATGCGCAGGAGCGCGCATGGCAGCTGGAGTTCAACCGGCGCCTCATGCACGGGCAGCTGTCCGAACTGTTCGGCCCCGCCGCGCTGGACACCGACAAGCTCATGCGCGCCCTGGACATCATGGGCACCGCCCGGCGCCAGTACGCCGGCCTGCCGGCCCCGGCGAAGGAGGCGCTGCAGGCCTACGCCCGCGGCATCGGCAGCTTCCACCGCAGCGGGCGGGCACTGCCGCCGGAATTCCTGCTGCTGGGCGTGCCGCCCCTGGACGGCAAGGACGGCCGCGACGCCTGGACCCCCGAGGACAGCGTGGGCTGGGCGCTGATGATGGCGCTGGACATGGGCGGCAACTGGGGCCAGGAATTCACGCGCCTCTCCCTCGCCCAGGCGCTGGACACCGACCGCCTGTGGCAGCTGCTGCCCCCGTATCCCGGCGAGCCGCAGGCCACCCGCGTGGACCTGGCGGCGCTCTACCGGGGCATGGGCATCTACCGCGGCGCGGGGCAGGGCGCTGCCGCGGCGGGCATGCCCCCGGGCGCATCCACGGCAGCTTCCACCGCCGTGCCCGCCATGGTGGCGGCCCTGGCGGGCGACGGTACGCGCCAATGGCTGGACTGGTCGCGCGCCCTGGTGCGCGATGCGGGCACCAACGAAGGCAAGGGCAGCAACAACTGGGTGGTGGCCGGCTCGCGCACCGCCAGCGGCAAGCCGCTGCTGGCCAACGATCCCCACCTGGGCCTCTCGGCACCCGCCATCTGGTACTACGCCGCCCTGCATGCGCCGGAAGGCCGCGCCGCCGACGGCGCGCGCATCCCTCCCCTGGAAGTGGTGGGCGCAACCCTGCCGGGCCTGCCCTTCGTGGTGCTGGGCCGCACCGCGGGCGTGGCCTGGGGCTTCACCAACACCAGCCCCGACGTGCAGGACCTCTACATCGAACGTATCGATCCTGGGAACCCGCACCGCTACCGCACGCCCGACGGCTGGGCGGCATTCACGGAGCGCCAGGAGACCATCCGCGTC
Proteins encoded in this window:
- a CDS encoding adenylate/guanylate cyclase domain-containing protein, encoding MRTVRHTVVFSDIVGTTALFEAQGNTLATTAVTGLTEWMAATLGRHGGRVVKTLGDGVLAVFGEPASAVTAVADMARRHHERPGKPDGAMDLRVGMAYGELVEVDGDTYGDAVNIASRLCERAGAREILADAATVELAGGVDGAGYVRMGALELRGRAEPLLVYQVDWRVGEEHGPLTLRAGLASELAPIRQPNTWIELAWSGSIRTFGAADSPLHVGRGSQAPVRVADPRVSRLHARIEWRGGTVVFTDLSSYGSWVRFDGSETVVALRRSACLLHGSGQIALGVPFGRTDTPTLGFGVTDTELPETWDTLPPY
- a CDS encoding LD-carboxypeptidase, which translates into the protein MSEHDHDHSHCGHDHGPRHIYIYSPAGAVRDKAAFKRGVARLQAMGHEVEVDADALAVHTRFAGDDATRLAAIHRAAASGADVALISRGGYGLTRILDGIRYKAVAKAVERGTQFVGLSDFTAFQAALLAKTGAMTWAGPALVGDLGCEGEPDDIMLACLDDLLTGHGEGAGWRMHNEKPAADGKPAVKDCYIRNATLWGGNLAMLCSLVGTPYLPPVKGGILFVEDVSEHPYRVERMLTQLLHAGILAQQKAVVLGQFTGYQLAPHDKGFKLQSVVDWLRTRIKAPVLTNLPFGHVPTKVLLPVGAQVSLSVEGRDALIYWGHAAGH